One genomic window of Calderihabitans maritimus includes the following:
- a CDS encoding cyclophilin-like family protein, giving the protein MKRIKIITAKVQMKAQLNDTETAKFIWEKLPIKGKVNT; this is encoded by the coding sequence ATGAAAAGGATCAAAATTATCACCGCTAAGGTCCAAATGAAAGCTCAGTTGAATGACACGGAAACGGCCAAATTCATCTGGGAAAAACTTCCGATCAAGGGAAAAGTGAACACCTGA
- a CDS encoding CPBP family intramembrane glutamic endopeptidase, translated as MKHKSLIIYLVITTVLSAGFIVLMKFVGQKGFFLAQFYMLGPAIAAIITRAFFYENKFKDANLKIGKPKYYLQFWAIASGITVLSYVIFTLLGAISWDFTGQSFLDNLAKQLASTGQDINKNLPPGFTPQMMLWLFFIGGLTIFNLFPGIITGFGEEFGWRGFMFPQLYKIKPWVAFIIGGLIWYAWHIPLVLLFPQTYGYTLWQTMLNVVTLAIGSICTFTFLAYVYIKTENIFVTSVAHITLNNSARSFAYFAIVQNQLLANIGLTITMLIVVAVLFYSKKLKVFEEYFKKKCDTDRGC; from the coding sequence ATGAAGCATAAATCTCTTATTATTTATTTAGTAATCACAACTGTCCTAAGTGCAGGATTCATTGTATTGATGAAATTTGTTGGGCAAAAGGGATTCTTTCTTGCCCAATTTTATATGTTAGGACCAGCAATAGCTGCTATTATCACAAGAGCCTTCTTTTACGAAAATAAGTTCAAAGATGCAAACTTAAAAATTGGGAAACCTAAATATTATCTCCAATTCTGGGCCATTGCTTCAGGCATAACAGTACTATCTTATGTTATCTTTACATTGCTTGGAGCAATAAGTTGGGATTTTACCGGGCAATCTTTCTTAGATAATTTAGCGAAACAACTCGCATCAACAGGGCAGGATATAAATAAGAATCTACCACCCGGTTTTACTCCCCAAATGATGTTGTGGTTATTCTTTATTGGTGGATTAACGATTTTTAACCTTTTTCCGGGAATAATAACAGGTTTTGGAGAAGAATTCGGCTGGAGAGGATTTATGTTTCCTCAATTGTACAAAATCAAGCCATGGGTTGCATTTATTATTGGAGGATTGATCTGGTATGCGTGGCATATTCCTCTCGTGTTACTCTTCCCACAAACCTACGGCTATACTCTTTGGCAGACGATGCTCAATGTTGTTACCTTAGCAATTGGTTCAATTTGCACATTTACTTTTTTAGCTTATGTTTACATTAAAACTGAAAATATTTTTGTAACATCTGTTGCACATATAACGCTTAACAATTCTGCAAGGTCTTTCGCTTATTTTGCAATTGTGCAAAACCAACTCCTTGCCAATATCGGATTAACAATTACAATGTTAATTGTGGTTGCTGTTTTATTCTATTCTAAGAAATTAAAAGTATTTGAAGAATATTTTAAGAAGAAATGTGACACTGATAGAGGGTGTTAA
- a CDS encoding nitroreductase family protein, with protein MLQKKWYSAIKIRKSRRKFNGKPLGEKVKTKLKKFCKEFNPFSEVRACIVFKDLVHLKLPNLSKFNDDFPIKTLFYVDLLTAFGKEKAVETSW; from the coding sequence ATGTTACAGAAAAAATGGTATTCTGCTATCAAAATACGAAAATCGAGGAGAAAATTTAACGGTAAACCGCTAGGGGAAAAGGTCAAAACAAAACTAAAAAAGTTTTGCAAAGAGTTTAACCCTTTTTCAGAAGTACGTGCTTGTATTGTGTTTAAAGACTTAGTGCACCTCAAGTTGCCAAATTTGTCAAAATTTAATGATGATTTTCCTATAAAAACCCTCTTTTATGTGGACCTGCTGACCGCTTTTGGGAAAGAGAAGGCAGTTGAGACAAGTTGGTGA
- a CDS encoding cyclophilin-like fold protein, with the protein MITAKVQMEAQLNDTETAKSIWEKLPIKGKVNTWGEEIYFEIPVYKGPENPVETVEEGDLAYWPSGRCFCIFFGKTPVSTETEIKPASPVTLIGRLSGNPKEWAKVSEGETITLEKIPE; encoded by the coding sequence ATTATCACCGCTAAGGTCCAAATGGAAGCTCAGCTAAATGACACGGAAACGGCCAAATCCATCTGGGAAAAGCTGCCGATCAAGGGAAAAGTAAACACCTGGGGAGAAGAGATTTATTTTGAAATTCCCGTCTACAAAGGGCCTGAAAACCCTGTCGAAACCGTCGAGGAAGGCGACCTGGCCTACTGGCCGAGCGGCCGTTGCTTTTGTATCTTTTTTGGGAAAACCCCCGTCTCTACAGAAACAGAAATAAAGCCGGCCAGCCCCGTTACCCTTATCGGCAGGCTTTCCGGTAACCCCAAAGAGTGGGCAAAAGTCTCAGAGGGCGAAACCATAACGCTGGAAAAAATACCCGAGTGA